In a single window of the Photobacterium profundum SS9 genome:
- a CDS encoding IS66 family transposase, with protein sequence MKINLPDIPESEQTPLVKGLIGIIEQLSDTVERQQEEITLLKDEINVLKGQKKRPKFKPSKLDTNTDEKSDQGSTDNKRSGSTKRSKNQTLTIHQDNIVQPEQPLPIGARFKGYRDFVVQELEIQSCNVRYRLACYLLPDGSTVTATLPNGLAGQHFGTRLRSYILYQYHQCQVTQPLLLEQLREWGIDISSGQLNRLLTENHDDLHEEKAELLAAGLQSTGYITTDDTGARHQGKNGFVTHIGNEWFAWFQSSDRKNRINFLSLLRAGNKGYQVNTCALNYMATNKLPAPQLALLANTPVTNFGCEEEWSAHLVQLGIVVKRHIQIATEGALLGCASENEALGKLAVISDGAGQFKVLQHGLCWVHAERLVHKLIPLNEGHREDIAQVRDEIWSFYKELKEYKKQPCDTKKSALSKEFDRLFTQKTRYELLNQQLKRLNKLKSSLLLVLERPEIPIHTNGSENDLREQVKRRKVSGGTRSDLGRQCRDTFSSLKKTCGKLGVSFWKYLNDRISQSNVIPSLGSLVLQKAHPASAY encoded by the coding sequence ATGAAAATTAATCTCCCAGACATTCCAGAGTCAGAGCAAACCCCTTTGGTAAAAGGCTTAATTGGGATCATTGAGCAGCTTTCCGATACGGTTGAGCGCCAACAAGAAGAAATCACCCTCCTTAAAGACGAGATCAACGTACTAAAAGGGCAGAAAAAACGGCCCAAGTTCAAGCCGAGTAAACTCGACACAAATACCGATGAAAAGTCAGACCAAGGCTCGACTGATAACAAACGGTCCGGCTCTACCAAGCGTAGCAAAAATCAAACGCTGACCATTCATCAGGATAACATTGTCCAGCCAGAACAACCTTTACCTATCGGGGCACGATTCAAGGGCTACCGAGATTTTGTCGTCCAAGAGTTAGAGATACAGTCGTGCAATGTACGTTATCGCTTAGCTTGCTATCTATTACCTGATGGTTCGACGGTTACCGCTACCTTGCCTAATGGACTAGCAGGCCAACACTTTGGCACTCGACTAAGAAGCTACATCCTCTATCAGTATCATCAATGTCAGGTCACTCAGCCTCTGTTGTTGGAACAACTTAGAGAATGGGGTATCGATATTTCCAGTGGCCAATTAAATCGCTTATTGACCGAAAATCATGATGATTTGCATGAAGAAAAAGCCGAACTTCTGGCTGCAGGCCTGCAAAGCACTGGCTATATCACAACAGATGACACCGGAGCTAGGCATCAGGGCAAGAACGGTTTTGTCACCCACATAGGCAATGAGTGGTTTGCTTGGTTTCAAAGTTCAGACCGAAAAAATCGGATCAACTTCCTGTCACTCCTTCGGGCTGGAAACAAGGGTTATCAGGTGAACACCTGCGCACTAAACTATATGGCGACAAATAAACTCCCTGCTCCCCAGTTAGCATTGTTAGCAAACACACCAGTGACCAACTTTGGATGTGAGGAGGAATGGTCTGCTCATCTAGTTCAGCTGGGTATTGTCGTAAAAAGGCATATTCAAATAGCGACTGAAGGTGCCCTATTGGGTTGCGCGTCAGAGAATGAAGCTTTGGGTAAACTCGCTGTGATCAGTGATGGTGCTGGACAGTTTAAGGTTCTACAACATGGTTTGTGCTGGGTACATGCGGAGCGGTTGGTCCACAAGCTTATTCCGTTGAATGAGGGACATCGAGAAGACATCGCACAAGTACGTGATGAGATTTGGTCGTTCTACAAGGAGCTGAAAGAATACAAAAAACAGCCTTGCGACACGAAGAAATCAGCTCTGTCGAAGGAGTTCGATCGGCTATTTACTCAGAAAACCCGCTATGAGCTCCTTAATCAGCAACTAAAGCGGTTAAACAAATTAAAATCAAGCTTATTGCTGGTATTGGAACGACCAGAAATTCCAATCCATACAAATGGAAGCGAAAATGATCTAAGAGAGCAGGTCAAGCGGCGCAAAGTCAGTGGAGGTACTCGTAGTGATCTTGGCCGACAATGCCGAGATACCTTTTCCAGCCTGAAAAAAACGTGCGGAAAATTAGGGGTTTCCTTCTGGAAATATCTCAACGACCGAATTTCTCAAAGTAATGTAATCCCATCTTTAGGCTCTCTGGTGCTCCAGAAAGCCCACCCTGCCTCGGCTTATTGA
- a CDS encoding YdiL family protein, producing MSWLNMNNVELQAIRKILMLEVTEAADVIGNGVSSNTWQSWESGSLAIPDEIQAEIYSLCQMRETLLGETFKELYDKNDGSFNAVGTLRYYSTLNAFLIDYPESNHLCWRLHQSVCSSLFAEGGDVELSTDTPLYPVYFKMRISLIPTFESCH from the coding sequence ATGAGTTGGCTAAACATGAATAATGTTGAGTTACAGGCTATACGAAAGATTTTGATGCTTGAAGTAACCGAAGCCGCTGACGTCATTGGTAATGGTGTATCAAGTAATACATGGCAGAGCTGGGAATCAGGAAGCTTAGCAATACCAGATGAGATTCAAGCTGAAATTTACAGCCTTTGCCAAATGCGAGAAACCTTGCTAGGTGAAACGTTTAAAGAACTTTACGATAAAAACGACGGTAGTTTTAATGCTGTTGGTACGTTGCGTTATTATTCGACATTAAATGCTTTTCTTATTGATTACCCTGAAAGTAATCATTTGTGCTGGCGTCTACATCAGTCTGTTTGTAGTTCACTGTTTGCCGAAGGTGGTGATGTTGAACTAAGCACAGACACACCGCTATACCCAGTCTACTTCAAAATGCGGATTTCGCTGATTCCAACTTTTGAAAGTTGTCATTGA
- a CDS encoding IS630 family transposase: MKITLTEKEKSSLESRHKKCRDKRECDRIKAVLLCDEGWSSAMIAQALRKHEATIVRQLNDFIQKEKLAPESGGSDGYLNADETQQLTQHLCDVTYLHTHQITAYIKETFSVEYSISGLNKWLHQHGFSYKKPKGVPHKFDAGKQAEFIEDYEELKASLNDDEPLLFMDAVHPTQATKITAGWIKKGVDKPIETTGSRTRLNIVGAIRLGHLSEAIVDKYKTVNGESIIAFLNRTRDFYRASGTIHLVLDGAGYHRSFQVVEEAKKLNIELHYLPPYSPNLNPIERLWKVMNKHARNSRYFATAKEFRERIDRFFTDTLPEIADSLSSTINDNFQKLESAKSAF; encoded by the coding sequence ATAAAGATCACTCTCACCGAAAAAGAAAAGAGCAGCTTAGAATCACGGCATAAAAAGTGCCGTGACAAGCGGGAGTGTGATCGTATCAAAGCCGTTTTACTATGTGACGAGGGCTGGTCATCGGCAATGATTGCTCAAGCATTGCGTAAGCATGAAGCAACGATTGTTCGCCAACTTAATGACTTCATCCAAAAGGAAAAACTAGCTCCTGAAAGCGGTGGCTCTGATGGATACTTAAATGCAGACGAAACACAGCAATTGACCCAGCATCTCTGTGATGTGACTTATCTGCATACCCACCAAATAACGGCTTACATTAAAGAGACCTTCTCAGTTGAATACAGTATCTCTGGCTTAAACAAGTGGTTACACCAGCATGGCTTTAGTTATAAAAAACCTAAAGGTGTCCCTCATAAATTTGATGCCGGAAAACAGGCTGAGTTCATCGAGGATTATGAGGAGCTCAAAGCATCACTAAATGACGATGAACCCCTGTTATTCATGGATGCAGTACATCCAACGCAAGCTACCAAGATAACGGCTGGGTGGATCAAAAAAGGCGTTGATAAGCCCATCGAAACAACGGGAAGCCGTACGCGACTGAATATAGTCGGTGCTATCCGCTTAGGGCACTTATCGGAAGCCATTGTCGACAAGTATAAGACAGTAAATGGTGAGTCGATTATTGCTTTTTTGAATCGAACGCGGGATTTCTATCGTGCAAGCGGTACTATTCATCTAGTGCTTGATGGAGCTGGTTACCATCGTTCGTTTCAGGTTGTTGAAGAAGCGAAAAAACTCAACATCGAATTGCACTATCTTCCTCCTTACAGTCCAAATCTTAACCCGATAGAGCGTCTCTGGAAGGTGATGAATAAGCATGCTCGAAATAGCCGATATTTTGCGACAGCAAAAGAATTTCGGGAGCGAATAGACCGATTTTTCACAGACACGCTCCCAGAAATTGCTGACTCGTTAAGCAGTACGATCAATGACAACTTTCAAAAGTTGGAATCAGCGAAATCCGCATTTTGA